A portion of the Bifidobacterium lemurum genome contains these proteins:
- a CDS encoding SdrD B-like domain-containing protein encodes MVRNIIGDGARALVAIALAAMTVLTVLAAMACVMPVMAQEPAAAEPYASVSIEKLADGTGHGTAAQTFINSSNGFLPGDESADDGVVASADTVAYLLRLRFTAAGQRDVRVEWDLPEQLSALDIGCYAGRIVTATADGESACLYHVPAGAVESLERVVTLTARDTGGVAVDGVRPTVSFSRQGGRGYTVRPEALTIVSAPRADLVVDNGGLGDAGDKTERVSAWTQSGQVSGWFDLRIRHLTYPGHTTTHGASGAGEWSATVDVSAFPASTTWTVGGTPVAASNGRLRIERAKGEQRLEWSIPAVDPTIRGMAEGGVIDLDIHVAPDKGGFQARGETALANNGDGGQPGDGMARDESTRDERTGAIAGYPYANNDYSRAIIERPARWQSEGDHMFGRYDPLAPAIPSGSTRFDREGREFAASGATRAVGDQGVARDTQVLHRLVLWPGNMPDCERNCDARLSYQWDRAQERYNGDLRVLLDGQPLDSRLWWVEWSADILPDASGDDGVWHTGTPDATARAIRLRLRDDIGYGGASDGGTLEMRFVSRAIADPARGNVRVEGETRMRMGDRLTSKPLASGYWVVAPGNPEATLKADAQATSSDGLKADPLDLRPSDVVTYTITPHIANIADSSTPLTATVTAGLPEGLTTVENLTPQWTMRRDGRTLTFTLAGHTPPYDADGDASLPAIRWSATVSNLAQGTLASACGMRALAAGAAAVSNTASTQVAVSRADMHAARVTALDERVEAGDKLRWRFNIVDRGVAREGTVTTVLRLPSNQDSAMTGANNTGLDGTWKEYTLGSSAFHGRPALAGPVELDGENTSEGTSVAYATDGRYSDDPRYYQWRAWDDLSQSERARITAIRIISPFTRTSTRMACAQGVVTLTADGSQTDDLYHLWIGRSRFSAGAITATMPWPDRIRVSDASIAGRLWWDENGDGRVDAAESGIASVTVSLWRADGQGAAVGTALATTRTAADGGYRFDRLRHGDYLVTVARDGEYGVPRQRDDYYGRAHTVRNTATWNARFGTQATDVSDRIALGVGETLAHVNFGYDAPDPKITVDKTQTRLECPDDAAEACTVAWDVIVDNVGDQSVDADGMLTDRTSDDVTALAATAGTIAHTPDSEVVFSSVHSGGTFAYAIDTQGHLWSWGRNDYGQLALGDTTDRHAPTMVPTDRTFATVETTTNGMLALDTQGRLWAAGQNQRNVLGDADSAANYAWNDKTGFSTLHAVMPERAWASVSVSDGLTLAIDSQGRLWSWGALSDGLGVGRAATSSVASSWIEATRLSLDQTFSTAQAGSSAAFAIDTQGRLWSWGDDCRFGSQGSCGALGDGTTGGRTSPAKVMSNRTWRDVVVSGSVTNCTVLALDTSGKLWVWGQNAAQRTLWNLGIDARSAATPTAIMTGRTWTAIAGGDVKAAIDAQGHIWMWGSNAHGVYGDGTTSASVTPRLVRDDRAHIAISNGMATLALDVDGRIRSTGVGKRGALGLGPNVTAVTVPTLVDMREAGELSDSTAVPVTPVSVGQTGDLVERVYRLPAAIAPGERMVFHFSGSVTRSEQRRPIVNQAWFDSPDTPYAGVPHARSAGVDEPEPPDAVRLNAATHDVVGNATCRSGGDYASAGLEHSFAAGNEDSCDQVGAMVPAGSTAPVPGSIGGLAWLDGNANGLRDAGERMLGGAVTVSLWSLDASGGETKIDETVTDENGRYVFDRLAMGDYRIWFALGDARYGFTAPGQGNGVNDSDASDRAVDYGGTGVLTLRAASSSHDHVDAGAVVTSPTIGLLPFAGGSAMAAPLLFLTLIGGLAVVGARRNPITTIGKDTIMTRTSTIASLAAAAAIAILAVAGVAPGAFAADSAVDLASKESITISSTGALAGHSFTAANLAEYIAAQTDGTVLTGVDMSTNGKLTSAVASALDQIDTDSAKAGVQKPAYDAKNPMKWVSTNLRENATPQWSGQLRELAGLLARDATVTAAATSKATVNGATATFSGLTPGVYLILDSTAAGTPASLPMIVSTKAGGKSFATMTLGTARIKLSAVAPPVKKILESDGNSTKTVDATHAAIGESITYRITQQVPNWTGYDGYRLHVVDSLGEGLTYGELVGIKVNGKALQSDQFLEKLSGRTATWTMGGAGDDILATQALRTVFAPGASIQIDYRASINAQGVIAGAGNPNSVKLSHTADQRDKGVMREVPGNTVTAYTGAFSLNKIDGQGAAIDASLGARFHIYKVENGTRSGNALKFSNTGSGAYTLAADQQGSGLVSDIPAGKATLNGMDGEYEVVEASAPQGYLSAFKPTFRVSVTTGAKGVTLTMTKRDGDGLASIDSVNTRQVNVVNLTSMTQLPMTGSTMLTIMSVVAVLLITGGGALTLCMSRKVGGR; translated from the coding sequence ATGGTACGGAACATAATCGGCGATGGTGCCAGAGCGCTGGTCGCGATCGCGCTGGCCGCCATGACCGTGCTGACCGTGTTGGCCGCCATGGCGTGCGTGATGCCGGTCATGGCTCAGGAACCGGCCGCGGCGGAACCCTATGCGAGCGTCTCCATCGAAAAGCTGGCGGACGGCACGGGCCACGGCACGGCCGCGCAGACCTTCATCAACTCGTCCAACGGATTCCTCCCGGGCGACGAGTCCGCCGACGACGGCGTGGTCGCCTCCGCGGACACCGTCGCCTATCTGCTGCGGCTGCGGTTCACCGCGGCGGGGCAGCGGGACGTCCGCGTGGAGTGGGATCTGCCGGAACAACTGTCCGCCCTGGACATCGGCTGCTATGCGGGCCGCATCGTCACGGCGACGGCAGACGGCGAATCGGCGTGCCTGTACCATGTGCCGGCCGGCGCCGTCGAATCCCTGGAACGAGTCGTCACCTTGACCGCGCGGGACACCGGTGGCGTGGCGGTCGACGGTGTGCGGCCGACCGTCTCCTTCTCCCGGCAGGGAGGGCGCGGCTATACCGTTCGGCCGGAAGCGTTGACCATCGTCAGCGCGCCCCGCGCCGACCTGGTGGTCGACAACGGCGGTCTCGGCGACGCGGGCGACAAAACGGAACGTGTCAGCGCATGGACGCAATCCGGCCAGGTGAGCGGATGGTTCGACCTGCGCATCCGCCATCTGACCTACCCGGGGCATACGACCACCCATGGCGCCAGCGGCGCGGGCGAATGGAGCGCCACCGTCGACGTCTCCGCGTTCCCCGCCTCCACCACATGGACGGTGGGCGGAACGCCGGTCGCGGCCTCGAACGGCCGGCTGCGTATCGAACGCGCGAAAGGCGAACAGCGCCTCGAATGGTCGATTCCCGCCGTCGATCCGACGATCCGAGGCATGGCCGAAGGCGGCGTCATCGACCTGGACATCCACGTCGCGCCCGACAAGGGCGGTTTCCAAGCGCGGGGAGAGACGGCCCTGGCCAACAACGGCGACGGCGGACAGCCGGGCGACGGCATGGCGCGCGACGAATCCACCCGAGACGAGCGCACCGGGGCGATCGCCGGCTATCCGTACGCCAACAACGACTACAGCCGCGCGATCATCGAACGGCCCGCCAGATGGCAAAGCGAAGGCGACCATATGTTCGGCCGATACGATCCGCTGGCACCGGCGATTCCCTCCGGATCGACGCGATTCGACCGCGAAGGGCGCGAATTCGCCGCATCCGGTGCCACGCGCGCCGTCGGCGATCAAGGCGTGGCGCGCGACACGCAAGTGCTGCATCGTCTGGTGCTCTGGCCCGGCAATATGCCGGATTGCGAGCGAAACTGCGATGCGCGGCTCTCCTACCAGTGGGACCGCGCGCAGGAACGCTACAACGGCGACCTGCGGGTGCTGCTCGACGGGCAGCCGTTGGACAGTCGCCTGTGGTGGGTGGAATGGAGCGCGGACATACTTCCCGACGCGTCCGGCGATGACGGCGTATGGCATACGGGAACCCCGGACGCCACGGCCCGGGCCATACGGCTGCGCCTGCGCGACGACATCGGATACGGCGGCGCGTCGGACGGCGGCACGCTGGAGATGCGTTTCGTCAGCCGCGCCATCGCCGATCCGGCCCGCGGCAACGTGCGGGTGGAAGGCGAGACGCGGATGCGCATGGGCGACCGGCTCACCAGCAAACCCCTCGCCTCCGGCTATTGGGTGGTGGCGCCGGGGAATCCGGAAGCGACGTTGAAGGCGGACGCGCAAGCCACGTCCAGCGACGGATTGAAGGCCGACCCGCTCGATCTGCGCCCATCGGATGTCGTCACCTACACCATCACGCCGCATATCGCCAATATCGCCGACTCGTCCACCCCGCTCACCGCCACCGTGACGGCCGGCCTGCCCGAAGGGCTGACCACTGTGGAGAATCTCACGCCCCAATGGACGATGCGCCGCGACGGACGCACGTTGACCTTCACCCTCGCCGGGCATACGCCACCGTATGACGCGGACGGCGACGCCTCCCTGCCCGCCATCCGATGGAGCGCCACCGTCTCCAACCTCGCGCAGGGCACGCTCGCCTCGGCCTGCGGCATGCGGGCGCTCGCCGCAGGCGCCGCCGCCGTCTCGAACACCGCCAGCACGCAGGTGGCCGTCAGCCGGGCGGATATGCACGCCGCGCGCGTGACGGCGCTCGACGAACGCGTGGAGGCGGGGGACAAGCTGCGTTGGCGTTTCAACATCGTCGACCGCGGCGTCGCACGCGAGGGAACGGTCACCACGGTGCTGCGCCTGCCCTCCAATCAGGACTCCGCCATGACCGGCGCGAACAACACCGGCCTCGACGGCACATGGAAGGAATACACTCTCGGATCGTCGGCCTTCCACGGCCGTCCCGCCCTCGCCGGACCCGTGGAATTGGATGGGGAGAACACCAGCGAAGGCACCTCCGTGGCCTATGCGACCGACGGGAGATACTCCGACGATCCCCGCTACTACCAGTGGCGCGCGTGGGACGACCTCTCCCAAAGCGAACGGGCTCGCATCACCGCCATCCGCATCATCTCACCGTTCACCCGCACCTCCACGCGCATGGCCTGCGCGCAGGGAGTGGTCACCCTGACCGCGGACGGCAGCCAGACCGACGACCTCTACCATCTATGGATCGGCCGCAGCCGTTTCAGCGCCGGCGCCATAACCGCCACCATGCCCTGGCCCGACCGCATCCGCGTATCCGACGCCTCCATCGCAGGGCGTCTGTGGTGGGACGAGAACGGCGACGGGCGTGTGGACGCCGCGGAATCCGGCATCGCCTCCGTCACCGTCAGCCTATGGCGGGCGGACGGGCAAGGAGCGGCCGTCGGCACCGCGCTCGCCACCACACGCACCGCGGCGGATGGCGGCTACCGTTTCGATCGGCTACGGCACGGCGACTACCTCGTCACCGTCGCCCGCGACGGCGAATACGGCGTGCCCCGCCAGCGCGACGACTACTACGGGCGGGCGCACACGGTGCGCAACACCGCCACATGGAACGCGCGCTTCGGCACCCAGGCAACGGACGTCAGCGACCGCATCGCGCTGGGCGTCGGCGAGACGCTCGCGCATGTGAACTTCGGATACGACGCGCCGGATCCCAAAATCACCGTCGACAAAACCCAGACCAGACTCGAATGCCCCGACGACGCGGCCGAGGCGTGCACGGTCGCCTGGGATGTGATCGTCGACAATGTGGGAGACCAGAGCGTCGACGCCGACGGCATGCTGACGGACCGCACCAGCGACGACGTCACCGCGCTCGCCGCCACGGCCGGCACCATCGCCCACACGCCCGACAGCGAGGTCGTGTTCTCCTCCGTGCATTCCGGCGGCACCTTCGCCTACGCCATCGACACGCAAGGCCACCTGTGGAGCTGGGGCCGCAACGACTACGGGCAGTTGGCGCTTGGCGACACCACGGACCGGCACGCGCCCACCATGGTGCCTACCGACCGCACGTTCGCGACGGTCGAAACGACCACCAACGGCATGCTCGCCCTTGACACGCAAGGGCGTCTGTGGGCGGCCGGGCAGAACCAGCGCAATGTGCTGGGCGACGCCGACAGCGCCGCCAACTACGCCTGGAACGACAAAACCGGCTTCTCCACCCTGCATGCGGTGATGCCGGAGCGCGCATGGGCGAGCGTGAGCGTGTCCGACGGACTGACCCTCGCCATCGACTCCCAAGGGCGTCTGTGGAGCTGGGGCGCGCTCAGCGACGGCCTCGGCGTGGGACGCGCCGCCACCTCATCCGTGGCGTCCTCATGGATCGAAGCCACCCGCCTGTCCCTCGACCAGACCTTCTCCACGGCGCAGGCCGGCAGCAGCGCGGCGTTCGCCATCGACACGCAAGGGCGTCTGTGGAGCTGGGGAGACGACTGCCGGTTCGGATCGCAAGGCAGCTGCGGCGCGTTGGGCGACGGCACCACCGGCGGGCGCACCTCCCCGGCCAAAGTGATGTCCAACCGCACGTGGCGCGACGTGGTCGTCTCCGGCAGCGTCACCAATTGCACCGTGCTCGCCTTGGACACCTCCGGCAAGCTTTGGGTCTGGGGGCAAAACGCGGCGCAACGGACATTATGGAACCTCGGCATCGACGCGCGGTCCGCGGCCACCCCCACCGCCATCATGACGGGGCGGACATGGACCGCCATCGCCGGAGGCGACGTGAAAGCCGCCATCGACGCGCAAGGACACATCTGGATGTGGGGATCGAACGCCCACGGCGTCTACGGCGACGGAACCACCAGCGCCAGCGTCACGCCCCGACTGGTGCGAGACGACCGCGCGCATATCGCGATATCGAACGGCATGGCCACCCTTGCTCTGGACGTGGATGGCCGCATCAGAAGCACCGGCGTGGGCAAACGCGGCGCTTTAGGCCTCGGTCCAAACGTCACCGCCGTGACCGTCCCCACGTTGGTCGATATGCGCGAAGCCGGCGAACTGTCGGATTCCACCGCCGTTCCGGTCACGCCCGTCAGCGTGGGGCAGACGGGCGACCTCGTTGAACGCGTCTATCGTCTGCCGGCCGCCATCGCGCCCGGCGAACGGATGGTGTTCCATTTCAGCGGCTCGGTGACGCGCTCCGAACAACGTCGGCCCATCGTCAACCAAGCGTGGTTCGACTCCCCGGACACGCCATACGCGGGCGTTCCCCATGCGCGTTCGGCGGGCGTGGACGAACCGGAACCTCCCGACGCCGTACGGCTGAACGCCGCCACCCACGACGTCGTGGGCAATGCCACATGCCGCAGCGGCGGCGACTACGCGTCGGCCGGACTTGAACATTCCTTCGCCGCGGGCAACGAAGACTCCTGCGACCAAGTGGGCGCGATGGTCCCCGCCGGCTCCACCGCGCCCGTGCCCGGGTCGATCGGCGGCCTCGCCTGGCTGGACGGCAACGCGAACGGATTGCGCGACGCCGGCGAACGCATGCTCGGCGGGGCGGTGACCGTCTCCTTGTGGTCGTTGGACGCTTCCGGCGGCGAAACCAAAATCGACGAAACCGTCACCGATGAGAACGGACGGTACGTCTTCGACCGGCTCGCCATGGGCGATTACCGTATTTGGTTCGCTTTGGGAGACGCGCGATACGGCTTCACCGCACCAGGCCAAGGCAATGGCGTCAATGATTCCGATGCCAGCGACCGCGCCGTCGACTATGGCGGCACCGGCGTGCTGACGTTACGCGCCGCCTCCTCATCCCACGACCACGTCGACGCCGGCGCGGTCGTCACCAGCCCGACCATCGGCCTGCTGCCCTTCGCGGGCGGCAGCGCCATGGCCGCGCCCCTCCTGTTCCTCACGCTGATCGGCGGCCTTGCCGTCGTAGGCGCGAGGCGCAACCCCATCACCACTATCGGAAAGGACACCATCATGACCCGCACCTCCACCATCGCCTCCCTCGCCGCCGCGGCGGCCATCGCGATACTCGCCGTCGCAGGCGTCGCCCCCGGCGCTTTCGCCGCCGATTCCGCCGTGGATCTCGCCAGCAAGGAGAGCATCACCATCAGCTCCACCGGAGCTCTCGCCGGACACAGCTTCACCGCCGCGAACCTGGCCGAATACATTGCCGCCCAAACCGACGGCACCGTGCTCACCGGCGTGGATATGAGCACCAACGGCAAACTCACATCGGCCGTCGCCTCCGCGCTGGATCAGATCGACACCGACTCCGCCAAAGCCGGTGTGCAGAAACCCGCCTATGATGCGAAGAATCCCATGAAATGGGTGTCGACGAATCTGCGCGAGAACGCGACGCCGCAATGGTCCGGCCAGCTGCGCGAATTGGCCGGTCTGCTCGCGCGGGACGCCACGGTCACGGCCGCCGCGACGAGCAAGGCGACGGTAAACGGCGCCACGGCCACATTCTCGGGTCTCACTCCCGGCGTGTATCTGATCCTCGACTCCACCGCCGCGGGCACGCCTGCGTCCCTGCCGATGATCGTAAGCACCAAGGCCGGCGGGAAAAGCTTCGCGACGATGACGTTGGGCACGGCGCGGATCAAGCTCTCCGCCGTCGCGCCGCCGGTGAAGAAGATTCTGGAATCCGACGGAAACTCCACCAAAACCGTGGACGCGACGCATGCCGCCATCGGCGAATCCATCACCTACCGCATCACCCAGCAGGTGCCGAATTGGACCGGCTATGACGGCTATCGGCTGCATGTGGTGGACAGCTTGGGCGAGGGGCTGACCTATGGAGAACTGGTCGGCATCAAGGTGAACGGCAAGGCGCTGCAGTCCGACCAGTTCCTGGAGAAGCTTTCGGGACGGACCGCCACATGGACGATGGGCGGTGCGGGCGACGATATCCTCGCCACGCAGGCGCTGCGCACGGTGTTCGCGCCGGGAGCGAGCATCCAGATCGACTACCGCGCGAGCATCAATGCGCAAGGCGTGATCGCGGGCGCGGGCAATCCGAACAGCGTCAAACTCAGCCATACCGCCGACCAACGCGACAAGGGCGTGATGCGCGAGGTGCCGGGCAACACCGTCACCGCATACACCGGGGCGTTCAGTCTGAACAAAATCGATGGGCAGGGCGCCGCCATCGACGCTTCGTTGGGTGCCCGATTCCACATATATAAGGTGGAGAACGGCACGCGTTCCGGAAACGCGCTTAAGTTCTCGAACACCGGTTCGGGCGCATACACGTTGGCGGCCGACCAGCAGGGCTCCGGTCTGGTCAGCGACATTCCGGCCGGCAAGGCCACGCTGAACGGTATGGATGGGGAATACGAGGTCGTCGAGGCGAGCGCGCCGCAAGGCTATCTCTCCGCGTTCAAGCCGACGTTCCGGGTGTCGGTGACCACCGGCGCGAAAGGCGTCACCCTGACCATGACCAAGCGCGACGGCGACGGCCTCGCCTCCATCGATTCCGTGAACACCAGGCAGGTCAATGTCGTGAATCTCACATCGATGACCCAGCTGCCGATGACGGGCAGCACCATGCTGACCATCATGTCGGTCGTCGCGGTTCTGCTGATCACGGGCGGCGGCGCGTTGACCCTCTGCATGTCGCGCAAGGTCGGCGGTCGATGA
- a CDS encoding sortase, whose protein sequence is MMRGRAAWDGFLADDPGSVDGGAAVDGHAAGLESRRRLRARMSRAWTARFLGLTAVLLGLLAIGVPLMWRVGEGARLHEVVRAADADIETRGDALVREQIALARTYNQSVETFGTVMRAEAVDPLQGDDSARSVSDRTYRNALDMDGTGYIGSIVIRAIGVRLPIYHGTGSATLLRGVGHLYGSSLPVGSACPADDAGGPYAEGGADASDEPDAADNAGVADEPGVADEPGVADDVGVADDADDSGPVDDAGDACAGSHVVLSAHTGLADATMFSRLDTLTYGQEFSLHVAGETMRYRIDGIAVVEPNRTDLFGLESGEDRVSLLTCVGLGNTKRLVVSGSRVARSEGGETSHGEEEPESAADGMPRLSSIVFLTLGGMAWLALCAAMVVVSLEEHRLLRALAARHARVLPHAAPRGP, encoded by the coding sequence ATGATGAGAGGGCGGGCCGCATGGGATGGATTCCTCGCGGACGATCCGGGATCCGTGGATGGCGGCGCGGCCGTCGACGGCCATGCGGCCGGCCTTGAGTCCCGCAGACGTCTGCGCGCGCGCATGTCGCGCGCGTGGACGGCGCGGTTCCTGGGATTGACGGCCGTGCTGCTGGGCCTGCTGGCGATCGGCGTTCCCCTGATGTGGCGGGTCGGCGAGGGCGCGCGTCTGCACGAGGTGGTGCGGGCGGCGGACGCGGATATCGAAACGCGCGGTGATGCCTTGGTGCGTGAGCAGATCGCGCTGGCCCGAACGTACAACCAGTCGGTGGAGACCTTCGGCACGGTGATGCGCGCCGAAGCGGTCGATCCCCTGCAAGGCGACGACAGCGCGCGCAGCGTGTCGGACCGCACGTACCGCAACGCGCTCGACATGGACGGCACCGGATACATCGGGTCGATCGTCATCCGGGCGATCGGCGTGCGGCTGCCCATCTATCACGGGACGGGTTCGGCCACGTTGCTTCGCGGCGTTGGCCATCTGTATGGTTCCAGCCTGCCGGTCGGATCCGCGTGCCCCGCGGACGATGCGGGCGGACCTTACGCAGAGGGTGGCGCGGACGCATCGGATGAACCAGACGCTGCGGATAACGCGGGCGTTGCGGATGAGCCAGGTGTTGCGGATGAGCCGGGTGTTGCGGATGACGTGGGTGTTGCGGATGACGCGGATGATTCGGGCCCAGTGGATGACGCGGGCGACGCGTGCGCGGGCAGCCATGTGGTGCTCAGTGCGCACACCGGATTGGCCGACGCGACGATGTTCTCCCGTCTGGACACGCTGACCTATGGACAGGAGTTCTCCCTGCATGTGGCGGGCGAAACCATGCGCTACCGCATCGACGGCATCGCGGTGGTCGAGCCGAATCGCACCGACCTGTTCGGATTGGAATCCGGAGAAGACCGCGTCAGCCTGCTCACCTGTGTCGGATTGGGCAATACGAAACGCCTGGTGGTGTCCGGTTCGCGTGTGGCGCGATCCGAAGGCGGCGAGACATCCCACGGCGAAGAGGAGCCGGAATCGGCGGCGGACGGCATGCCGCGTCTTAGCAGCATCGTGTTCCTCACGCTCGGCGGCATGGCGTGGCTGGCGCTTTGCGCCGCGATGGTCGTCGTCAGCCTCGAAGAACACCGACTGCTCCGCGCGCTCGCCGCCCGCCACGCGCGCGTCCTTCCACACGCCGCACCGCGCGGTCCATGA
- a CDS encoding homoserine O-succinyltransferase: MPIKIPSGLPARDILDSERIFALEKPEAERQRVRPLKLVILNLMPKKIETETQLLRLISKSPLQVEIDFMKTSTHEGTHVSADHLVTFYETLDRFQNNYYDGFVVTGAPVEHLAFEEVDYWREFETILDWAATHVFSTMYLCWGAMGALHYRYNVGKIDLPQKLFGVFPQYLQDEYCFLTNGFDEIALQPHSRLAGVDEADIAAHPDLQVLTWGPESGPGLVATRDFSEVFALGHWEYGKTTLAEEYERDMAKGMTNVPFPQNYFPHDDPTLEPLFSWRAHGNLLWRNWLNWVYQTTPYDLTEVPGLRAEKRLGTDRSIRHEPGSPRKDGFTPFLRDGYGVVADSRA, encoded by the coding sequence ATGCCTATCAAAATCCCCAGCGGCCTGCCGGCCCGAGACATTCTCGACTCGGAGCGCATCTTCGCGCTTGAGAAGCCCGAGGCGGAGCGCCAACGCGTCCGCCCGCTCAAGCTGGTGATTCTGAATCTCATGCCCAAGAAGATCGAAACCGAGACGCAGCTGTTGCGTCTGATCTCCAAATCGCCTCTGCAGGTCGAGATCGACTTCATGAAAACCTCCACGCATGAGGGCACCCATGTCTCCGCCGACCATCTCGTCACCTTCTACGAGACGCTGGACCGTTTCCAGAACAACTATTACGACGGTTTCGTGGTCACCGGAGCGCCGGTGGAGCACCTCGCCTTCGAGGAGGTGGACTATTGGCGCGAGTTCGAGACGATTCTCGATTGGGCCGCGACCCACGTGTTCTCCACCATGTATCTGTGCTGGGGCGCGATGGGCGCGCTGCATTATCGCTATAACGTGGGCAAGATCGACCTGCCTCAGAAGCTGTTCGGCGTGTTCCCGCAATATCTGCAGGACGAGTACTGCTTCCTGACCAACGGCTTCGACGAGATTGCGCTGCAGCCGCATTCCCGTCTCGCCGGCGTGGACGAGGCCGATATCGCCGCCCATCCCGACCTGCAGGTGCTGACCTGGGGTCCCGAGTCCGGTCCGGGCCTCGTCGCCACGCGCGACTTTTCCGAGGTGTTCGCGCTGGGGCACTGGGAATACGGCAAAACCACGCTCGCCGAGGAATACGAGCGCGATATGGCCAAGGGCATGACCAACGTGCCGTTCCCCCAAAACTACTTCCCACACGACGATCCCACGTTGGAGCCGCTGTTCTCGTGGCGCGCGCACGGCAATCTGCTGTGGCGCAACTGGCTGAACTGGGTCTACCAGACCACGCCGTACGATCTGACCGAAGTGCCGGGCCTGCGCGCCGAAAAGCGGCTGGGCACCGACCGCTCCATCCGCCATGAGCCGGGAAGTCCCCGAAAGGATGGTTTCACGCCCTTCCTACGCGACGGCTACGGCGTGGTCGCGGATTCGAGGGCATAG
- the atpB gene encoding F0F1 ATP synthase subunit A, whose amino-acid sequence MIETLGSGVTLAAEEMELPGIGDFLLPEILFEGTPFAMDRIIMVRVIATVLLLVVLGITASRVKLIPGRWQAAVEWVLDFVRYNIVYQVMGEERGKRYVPMITAMFLSILVFNLCGIIPGANIAATATITMPLVFAGWCFVQYWIAAAREKGLLRFLRDEMFPKGVPAPIYVLLAPIQLLELLIIRPFSLTIRLFANMVSGHIIVALCLAATQWFLIESPDKALAFLGVGTFAAGFAMTLFEMLVAALQAFIFSMLTTAYINMSFPEDE is encoded by the coding sequence ATGATCGAAACCTTGGGGTCCGGGGTCACTCTGGCCGCGGAGGAGATGGAGCTTCCCGGCATCGGCGATTTCCTGCTGCCGGAGATTCTGTTCGAGGGCACACCGTTCGCCATGGACCGCATCATCATGGTGCGCGTCATCGCCACCGTGCTGCTGCTGGTGGTGCTCGGCATCACCGCGTCGCGGGTCAAGCTCATCCCCGGCCGCTGGCAGGCCGCCGTCGAGTGGGTGCTGGATTTCGTGCGCTACAACATCGTCTATCAGGTGATGGGCGAGGAACGCGGCAAGCGCTATGTGCCGATGATCACCGCCATGTTCCTCTCGATTCTCGTGTTCAACCTGTGCGGCATCATCCCCGGCGCGAATATCGCCGCCACCGCCACCATCACCATGCCGCTGGTGTTCGCCGGCTGGTGCTTCGTGCAGTACTGGATCGCCGCCGCCCGCGAGAAGGGCCTGCTGCGCTTCCTACGCGATGAGATGTTCCCTAAGGGCGTTCCCGCGCCGATCTACGTGCTGCTCGCCCCGATCCAGCTGCTTGAGCTGCTGATCATCCGTCCGTTCTCGCTGACCATCCGACTGTTCGCGAACATGGTCTCCGGCCACATCATCGTGGCGCTGTGCCTCGCGGCGACCCAATGGTTCCTGATCGAATCGCCCGACAAGGCGCTCGCCTTCCTCGGCGTCGGCACCTTCGCGGCGGGCTTCGCGATGACCCTTTTCGAGATGCTGGTCGCCGCGCTGCAGGCCTTCATCTTCTCGATGCTGACCACCGCCTACATCAATATGAGCTTCCCCGAAGACGAGTGA
- the atpE gene encoding ATP synthase F0 subunit C: protein MDIITLAEVAGNINVIGYGLATLGPGIGLGILIGKTIESTARQPEVGGRLQTLMFLGLAFVEVLALLGLVAGFIFQ from the coding sequence ATGGATATCATCACCCTCGCGGAGGTCGCTGGTAACATCAACGTCATCGGCTACGGTCTGGCCACTCTTGGCCCCGGCATCGGCCTTGGCATCCTCATCGGCAAGACCATCGAGAGCACCGCCCGCCAGCCCGAGGTCGGCGGCCGTCTGCAGACGCTGATGTTCCTCGGCCTCGCCTTCGTCGAGGTGCTGGCCCTGCTCGGTCTGGTCGCTGGCTTCATCTTCCAGTGA
- a CDS encoding F0F1 ATP synthase subunit B: protein MTIAEESGIALFIPKVYDIVWSLIILVIIAVFFYKFFMPKFQAVFDERAEKIQGGIEKAEQAQIEANAAKEQYENKLSTARVEASKIRDDARAEASHIIADARARAETDAAQIMANAQRSIESQQQQALVSLKGEVGVLATALAGKILGAKLEDDAVQSSMIDSMIDGMSKK from the coding sequence ATGACTATTGCGGAAGAGAGCGGCATCGCGCTGTTCATCCCCAAGGTCTACGACATCGTGTGGTCGCTGATCATTCTGGTGATCATCGCGGTGTTCTTCTACAAGTTCTTCATGCCGAAGTTCCAGGCCGTGTTCGATGAACGCGCCGAGAAGATCCAGGGCGGCATCGAGAAGGCCGAACAGGCCCAGATCGAAGCCAACGCCGCCAAGGAGCAGTACGAGAACAAGCTGAGCACCGCTCGCGTCGAAGCTTCGAAGATCCGCGACGACGCCCGCGCCGAAGCCTCGCACATCATCGCCGACGCCCGCGCCCGCGCCGAAACCGACGCGGCGCAGATCATGGCCAACGCCCAGCGCTCCATCGAATCGCAGCAGCAGCAGGCCCTGGTCTCGCTCAAAGGCGAGGTCGGCGTGCTGGCCACGGCTTTGGCCGGCAAGATCCTCGGCGCCAAGCTGGAGGACGATGCCGTGCAGAGCTCGATGATCGACTCGATGATCGACGGCATGAGCAAGAAGTGA